A genomic segment from Janthinobacterium sp. 64 encodes:
- a CDS encoding PIN domain-containing protein produces the protein MARIHLFVDTNVFLTFYSYTKDDLGQLKKLIENLGDDRIQLHLPQQVLNELERNREPKLKASADQFKKRKLPDLDPAPHARQPPRCNLFCCGGLSS, from the coding sequence ATGGCACGCATTCACCTATTCGTTGATACCAATGTATTTTTGACTTTCTATTCATATACTAAAGACGATCTTGGTCAGCTTAAGAAGTTGATTGAGAACTTAGGCGATGACAGGATTCAACTTCATCTCCCGCAACAAGTACTCAACGAGTTGGAACGCAATCGGGAACCTAAGTTAAAAGCGTCGGCCGATCAATTCAAAAAAAGAAAGCTTCCCGACCTCGATCCCGCGCCACATGCAAGACAACCCCCACGCTGCAATCTATTCTGCTGCGGTGGACTCAGCTCTTAA
- a CDS encoding dienelactone hydrolase family protein has product MQEQFVSITADELQMDGVLDMPERPVGIVLFAHGAGADSDYLGASSHATSQDFLRAGIATLRFDQAGVGPGGGSNGHAYFVRSDIVLLARQLEKALGWLQVDPSTRRLPCGLYGYGTSAAVVMQLAAWRSAEIAALAVCDGQVEMAGKAALENVRVPSLLIVGGRDPDVAGLNRMAFATLRCDKQLEQIAAPGGPDTRHQAALLATDWYTRHFSGHTSTAQ; this is encoded by the coding sequence ATGCAAGAACAATTTGTCAGCATTACGGCCGATGAACTTCAAATGGATGGCGTGCTCGACATGCCCGAGCGGCCCGTCGGCATCGTCCTGTTTGCCCACGGCGCAGGCGCCGACAGCGACTATCTGGGCGCCTCCAGCCACGCCACTTCCCAGGATTTTTTGCGAGCGGGCATCGCCACCTTGCGCTTCGACCAGGCCGGTGTCGGGCCTGGCGGCGGCAGCAATGGCCATGCGTATTTCGTGCGCAGCGATATCGTGCTGCTGGCGCGCCAGCTGGAAAAAGCCCTGGGCTGGCTGCAGGTCGACCCGTCCACGCGGCGCCTGCCCTGCGGCCTGTACGGCTATGGCACCAGCGCGGCCGTCGTGATGCAGCTGGCGGCCTGGCGCAGCGCGGAAATCGCCGCACTGGCCGTCTGCGATGGCCAGGTGGAAATGGCCGGCAAGGCGGCGCTGGAAAACGTGCGCGTGCCATCGTTGCTGATCGTGGGCGGGCGCGACCCCGACGTGGCTGGCCTGAACCGCATGGCGTTTGCCACCTTGCGCTGCGACAAACAACTGGAACAGATCGCCGCGCCTGGCGGCCCCGACACGCGCCACCAGGCCGCCCTGCTGGCTACCGACTGGTACACGCGCCATTTCAGCGGGCATACCAGTACGGCGCAGTAG
- a CDS encoding xanthine dehydrogenase family protein molybdopterin-binding subunit: MFKLPKENSVARPSALGRRGFLIAAAGTGFTLAFLRADSSLAAAKAASVPPAKPAAPAVFDPSIWFQIGRDGIVTVNIAKAEMGQHIGTALARIVAEELEADWSKVRLHYVDTDPKWGLMVTGGSWSVWQNFDPLSRAGAAGRLALVEEGARLLRLPVSACHARLGVVHGRGRSISYGDIVRRGKLARQYTPGQLQAIVLKTPRQRSLIGQQVQALDIPAKINGTAVYGIDAEVEGMLFARPKIPPTRYGAKVVSIDDSAAKKVQGYLRSFALQDPSGTVPGWVMVVADTYAAAMRAADLVQVKWRAGAAAHVAEQDILNYAGKQLADASLGARVVDDDGVEQAFNDASLQLERHYTTSTVLHFQLEPVNALAQEIDGVWHIHAGNQWQSLILPVLAQALNVPENKVMLHTYLLGGGFGRRLNGDYCVPAALAAQAVGRPVKMICTRADDARFDSPRSPSVQHVRMAFDDAGKVSAMVHEASAGWPTQVMIPAFLAKDKQGHPYDPFAIAGADHWYTVGAQRVRAVSNDLANSSFRPGWLRSVGPGWTNWAVESFMDEAAQAAKVDPLAFRLSLLQATGRNAGSAPNAVGGAARLAHVLQRVAEKAGWGTAMPPDTGLGIAATFGQERDMPTWTACVARVKVDRSTCMVKVEKLFMVIDAGSIVDPDGALAQAEGGALWGVSMALHEGTAFLNGEVKDTNLNTYTPLRMADVPELDIEFVASTQTSTGMGEPPTTAVAPAIGNAIFAAVASRVRHLPIRPEAVLKGLDRHGAV; this comes from the coding sequence GTGTTTAAGCTGCCAAAAGAAAATTCTGTTGCACGTCCCAGCGCGCTGGGCCGGCGCGGTTTCCTGATCGCCGCCGCCGGCACAGGGTTTACGCTGGCTTTCTTGCGCGCCGACAGCTCATTGGCTGCCGCCAAGGCGGCATCCGTACCGCCTGCCAAGCCTGCCGCACCAGCCGTGTTCGACCCCAGCATCTGGTTTCAGATCGGCCGCGACGGCATCGTCACCGTCAACATCGCCAAGGCGGAAATGGGTCAGCATATCGGCACGGCGCTGGCGCGCATCGTGGCCGAGGAGCTGGAAGCGGACTGGAGCAAGGTGCGCCTGCATTACGTGGACACGGACCCGAAATGGGGGCTGATGGTGACGGGCGGCAGCTGGTCCGTCTGGCAGAATTTCGACCCGCTCAGCCGTGCCGGCGCGGCCGGCCGCCTCGCGCTGGTGGAAGAAGGCGCGCGCCTGCTGCGCCTGCCCGTGTCCGCCTGCCACGCCAGGCTCGGCGTCGTGCATGGCCGGGGGCGCTCGATCAGCTATGGCGACATCGTGCGCCGTGGCAAGCTGGCGCGCCAGTACACGCCCGGGCAATTGCAAGCCATCGTGCTCAAGACGCCGCGGCAGCGCAGCCTGATCGGCCAGCAGGTGCAGGCGCTCGACATCCCCGCGAAAATCAATGGCACGGCCGTGTACGGCATCGATGCGGAAGTCGAGGGCATGCTGTTTGCGCGCCCGAAGATCCCGCCCACGCGCTACGGCGCGAAAGTGGTGTCCATCGACGACTCGGCGGCGAAAAAGGTGCAGGGCTACCTGCGTTCGTTCGCCTTGCAAGACCCCAGCGGCACGGTGCCCGGCTGGGTCATGGTGGTGGCCGACACGTATGCGGCCGCCATGCGCGCGGCCGACCTGGTGCAAGTGAAATGGCGGGCCGGCGCGGCGGCCCACGTGGCGGAACAGGATATCCTCAACTATGCTGGCAAGCAACTGGCCGATGCCAGCCTGGGCGCCCGCGTGGTCGATGATGATGGCGTGGAGCAAGCGTTCAACGATGCCAGCCTGCAACTGGAACGCCACTACACGACCAGCACCGTGCTGCATTTCCAGCTGGAACCGGTCAATGCCTTGGCGCAGGAAATCGACGGCGTCTGGCATATTCATGCGGGCAATCAATGGCAATCGCTGATCCTGCCCGTGCTGGCGCAAGCGTTGAACGTGCCGGAAAACAAGGTGATGCTGCATACCTATCTGCTCGGCGGCGGCTTCGGGCGGCGTCTGAATGGCGATTATTGCGTGCCGGCCGCGCTGGCCGCGCAAGCCGTGGGACGGCCCGTCAAGATGATATGCACGCGGGCCGACGATGCCCGTTTCGATTCGCCCCGTTCGCCCTCCGTGCAGCATGTGCGCATGGCGTTCGACGACGCTGGCAAGGTGTCGGCGATGGTGCACGAAGCGAGCGCAGGCTGGCCTACGCAAGTGATGATCCCCGCCTTCCTGGCCAAGGATAAGCAGGGCCATCCGTACGATCCGTTTGCCATCGCCGGCGCCGACCACTGGTACACGGTGGGCGCGCAGCGCGTGCGGGCCGTGTCGAACGACCTGGCCAACAGCAGTTTCCGCCCCGGCTGGCTGCGCTCCGTGGGTCCGGGCTGGACGAATTGGGCGGTGGAAAGTTTCATGGACGAGGCGGCGCAGGCGGCCAAGGTCGATCCGCTGGCCTTCCGTTTATCCCTGCTGCAGGCCACGGGGAGAAATGCGGGCAGCGCGCCGAACGCCGTCGGCGGCGCCGCGCGCCTGGCCCACGTGCTGCAGCGCGTGGCGGAAAAAGCAGGTTGGGGCACGGCCATGCCGCCCGACACGGGCCTGGGCATTGCCGCCACGTTCGGCCAGGAGCGCGACATGCCCACCTGGACGGCCTGCGTTGCGCGGGTAAAAGTGGATCGCAGTACTTGCATGGTGAAAGTCGAAAAGCTGTTCATGGTGATCGACGCGGGCAGCATCGTCGACCCCGATGGCGCGCTGGCGCAGGCGGAAGGGGGCGCCCTGTGGGGCGTCAGCATGGCCTTGCATGAAGGCACGGCTTTCCTCAACGGCGAAGTAAAGGATACCAACCTGAATACCTACACACCGCTGCGCATGGCCGACGTGCCCGAGCTCGACATCGAATTTGTTGCCAGTACGCAAACTTCGACGGGCATGGGCGAGCCGCCCACGACGGCCGTGGCGCCGGCGATAGGCAACGCCATCTTTGCCGCTGTCGCTTCGCGCGTGCGGCATTTGCCGATCCGCCCGGAAGCCGTGCTGAAGGGGCTGGACCGGCACGGCGCCGTCTGA
- a CDS encoding PIN domain-containing protein, with protein sequence MQDNPHAAIYSAAVDSALKARNLMINQAATEASSHTLSADKVLSELIGKANVYAEDDVIFQRAISRMQKGNPPGKSGSVGDQYNWEYLLQNVPNEDLHIVSKDSDYVSGMNTGRAHPFLEKEWSRKKNACLYLYSELRPFIDKYLISLESEAALIAEQVHQTASSIEHLAPAPSDQNREIEESNMAVQTMTMESVIAEKNSAITDLIDSMAFTSTHSAIAKLEELRATLSKDDVELLFTAALNNNQIAWIASDSDVFAFFTALLNEHYDIKPELSLAVAELFGLTRDEEDMDPRD encoded by the coding sequence ATGCAAGACAACCCCCACGCTGCAATCTATTCTGCTGCGGTGGACTCAGCTCTTAAGGCGCGAAACTTAATGATTAATCAAGCGGCAACGGAGGCTTCAAGTCATACGCTTTCGGCGGATAAGGTACTTAGTGAGCTGATTGGAAAAGCAAATGTTTATGCGGAAGATGATGTAATTTTTCAACGCGCCATATCACGTATGCAAAAGGGAAATCCTCCAGGTAAATCTGGGAGCGTAGGTGACCAATACAACTGGGAATACCTACTCCAAAACGTGCCGAATGAAGACCTACACATCGTTTCTAAAGACAGCGACTACGTATCAGGAATGAATACGGGACGTGCTCACCCCTTTTTAGAAAAGGAATGGAGCAGAAAAAAGAATGCATGCCTGTATCTTTATAGTGAGTTGCGCCCATTTATCGACAAGTATCTAATTTCTCTCGAAAGCGAAGCCGCATTAATCGCTGAGCAAGTACATCAAACTGCATCCTCCATCGAACACCTGGCACCTGCCCCTTCTGATCAAAACCGAGAGATTGAAGAGTCGAACATGGCGGTCCAGACTATGACTATGGAATCCGTTATTGCGGAAAAAAATAGCGCAATAACCGACCTAATCGATAGCATGGCGTTCACATCCACGCATTCCGCGATAGCCAAACTCGAAGAATTACGCGCCACGCTCAGCAAAGACGATGTTGAATTACTTTTTACCGCTGCACTCAACAACAACCAGATCGCATGGATTGCTTCCGACAGCGATGTATTTGCATTCTTCACTGCACTACTGAATGAACACTACGATATTAAACCAGAACTTTCCTTGGCTGTGGCAGAACTCTTCGGACTGACACGAGATGAGGAAGATATGGACCCTCGTGACTAA